The genome window CATTTATATCACTTAAAGTTAAAGCAATATTATTGCCTCTATCTCTTGCTTTTTTAGCAAGCTTTAAAGCTATATCACCGCTACCACTAGCGACGTCTAATATATTAGAGTTAAGATTTGGAATTTGCTTAATAAATTCATCTTTCCATAAGCGATGTAATCCAAAACTCATTAAATCATTCATTAAATCATACTTATCAGCAACATTAGAAAAAACGTTATTTACTAACCCTTGTTTTTTAGTGTAGTCTACTTTTTTAAAGCCAAAATTTGTTTGGTTCATAGTTTTTTATTATAAATATTAGTATCAAATGCCGGAACTTCCTGAAGTAGAAACTCTTAAAAACTCCCTGAAAGATAAGCTAATCGGGCTTATTATAGAAAATGTAGAGTTAAAAAGAGATAATTTACGTTATAAGCTATCCCCGCTTTTATCTACAGAAATCTCAAATACTAATATACTGGATGTTAGGCGTCGTGCAAAATATTTAATTATAGATTTTAATAATGATTATTCTTTAATAGTTCACTTAGGCATGAGTGGTAGATTTACTCTGCAACCTTCTAACTATGAAGCTAAAAAACACGATCATGTAATTTTTGATTTAAATAACGGTGAAAAGTTAATTTTTAACGATACTAGACGATTCGGAATGGTTTATAGCTATAAAACTAATTTTTTGGAGAAAGAGTTTTTTAATGATTTAGGTATAGAACCGTTTGCTGATTTATTGACGCTAGAATATTTAAAGGATAAGCTAACGACTAGAAAAGTACCTATAAAAAATTTAATTATGGATAATAAAATTATAGTCGGAGTCGGTAATATTTACGCTTCAGAAAGTCTTCATTTAGCTAGAATTCATCCGGATAAATTAGGTAGCGATTTAAAGGATGATGAAATAGAAAATTTAATTAAATCGATTAGAGAAGTGCTCGCTAAAGCTATAACTGCCGGTGGTACTACTCTTAAAGATTTTGTAAACGGCGATAACAAACCTGGCTATTTTACCCAGCAACTTACGGTTTACGGTAGAGAGGGACAAAGTTGTTTAAACTGCTCCGGTAATATTATCAAAGCAAAACATTCAGGAAGAGCTACTTTTTATTGTAAAACCTGCCAATATACTTGACATATTTTTTAAAACTATTTATAAAGCATTAATTCAACTAATGATTGTAATAGTATATGAAAATAAAGCCGGTGGTTATGGCAGGTGGCAACGGTAAAAGATTATGGCCCTTATCATCTAAGGATAAACCGAAACAATTTAAAAAAGTACTAGGCGAGCTAACGCTACTACAAGAAACTTTAAATAGAAATAAATTTCTAGGAAAACCTACAATAATAACTTCTGAAAAATACGAATTAATTACTAAAGAACAAGCAAAAGAAATAGATGTAGAAATAGAATTAATTACCGAGCCTTTACAAAAAAATACTGCCGTTTGTGCCATTATTACGGCATTATCGGCTAAAGCACAAGGATTTGATATTGTAGTATTACTACCTTCAGACCATCATATAGTGGATAATATAAATTATCTTAATACTATAAATAAAGCTTTACATTATGTTAATGAATTCGGTATTTGCACTATAGGTATTCCTATAAATGTTATAAGTACCGAGTATGGGTATATAAACACAGAAATATCAATTGCAGAAAATATTTATCTAGTCGATCATTTCATCGAAAAACCTATATTAGAACAAGCAAAAAAATATTTTCAAAGTAATGAATATTTTTGGAATTCAGGAATTTTTGTATATGATATTAACTTCTTCTTAAACTTAGCAATGAATCTTCAAGCTGACTTATTTTGTATTGCAGAAAAAGCATTTAATACTGCAGTAAAAAATGAGAATAGTTTGGCAATAGATGAGGAGGCTTATAATGAAATTGAAGCTATTTCTATAGATAATGCCATAATGGAATATATTTCGGGTATGGTCATGATAAAAGCTGATTTTGCTTGGAACGATCTTGGTACTTGGCACTCCTTATTGCAGGTAAAACATCAAAATATAAATGATAATTATTGCGAGGGAAACGTAGTAACAAGCAATACTACAAACTCTTTCATTAGTTCTAATAATAAATTAACTACCGTAGTAGGTCTTGACAATGTCATAATTATCGATACTATGAACGGTCTTTTGGTTGCCGATAAATCAAAAATGAATGAAATCAAAGAATTAGTAATGAAAATAGAACAAAATTAAAATGAATGATTTAGAGAAAGCTAAAATCCTATTTACTGCTCTTTTTAACGGAAAATCTGATTCATCACCGAATTATGAAATATATGAAAAAGCATTTCTAAATAATATTTTATCTTCTGAAGAAATAAAATTAGAAATTATGAAAGGAAATAATGAAGCTTGTTACATTCTTGCTAAAACTTACGAAATAATTAATCGTAATCCCCAAGATGAATATAACTCTATGTTATTAATATTGATTGGAAGTAAACTCGGAAATACAGAATGTACACAGCTTGTTCGTTCATATCCTACAAAATATACAAGCTTTGAGTCTACTGTTAATAATTTTATTCAGAATTATATAGGACAATCTAATATCACTTTTGATGATGCTATATTATCAGCTGCTTACTCCGATACTTTAAATACTTCAATTTTAGGAGACCAAAATTATAATAATATATATAACCATAGTTGAACACATATTATTACATAATTTACTACTAATATTCAAGGCTATTGACATAGTATTATTGCTTATATATCCTATTTTTATGAGGCTTAAACCTCATCATTATAGTAAAAGATGTTGAATTATATCCAATTTATAGGAAATATTTTATTTTTTTAAGAATATAGCGAATACCGGCAAATAGCTAACCCATTTACGGTATGAGGTATGTTTTTAAAAAATTAAAAGCTAATGGATAAATTGAACATAATTCAACTTCTTTTACTATGGGACTGTTAACAAAATAGCTTTAATTGATAATTAAATAGGTTTTTTAGCGAAAATTAATAAGATTTTTGCCGGAATAGTTATTCATATTTCAAAAAAATCTTATAATTTGCAGCAAAAAAGATTTTAATTAGCTTTAAAATTATTTTGTTAACAGTCCCATAAATATAGCTAATCTTATAAACTTCAAAAATCTGTAAGTTATAGGAACAATTTAGTAATAAAGAAGTTCATTTTAGTTGAGTTACAACATGGAAAATACTACAGAAGAACAAATAATAATATCTGAATTCAAAAATGATGAAGAGATAGATGAAGAAGAGAAAAGATTAAAAGCAGAAGATTCACGAAAACAACTTAAAGCAATACTAATAACATTTGGTATTATTTTGACCGGTTTTTTAACTTTTACTTATTTCTTTTTTAATTACATAGAAGAAAAAGCGGAAGAATACAAACAACAGCAACAACAAGAAATTCAAAAAACTAATAAGAGTTGAATATTAGATTACCACAATTCTCCTTTAATTATGGTCTTGTTACATGGATACTATATCATTCCAGCAAGGCATTGTTGCGTGGATACCACCCCGTCATTACGAGCGACTGCAGACCTTGTTGCATGGCTCGGCCTCGCTTTGTCATCCCGTGATTTATTCACGGGATCCAGTTAAAAATACTAATAATCTTAGTATTTTTAATTGTTTTACTGGATACCGTGGACAAGCCACGGTATGACACCGAGCGGGTTTTTTGAGCCATGCAACAAGACCGGAAATTGCTTAGCAATTGACGAAGCAATCCAGTAAAAAATTCTGTAAATCAGAATTTTTTACTGGATTGCTTCGTCAATTACTTACGTAATTTCCTTGCAACAACTATTTTTATACTGCCTTAAGTTTAGATTGCTTGAAATTAGTTTTATCAAAATCATAGATAAAATCTTTGATAATAGGTACTATAAACTGTTTAAATTTACTTCCGCTAAATACCCCGTAATGCCCTGCCCCTTTTTGTAAATGGTATCTTTTCATTGATTCAGGTATATTTGAACAAAGTTTTAAAGCAGCTTTTGTTTGCCCTACCGCTGCAATATCATCTAATTCCCCTTCAATACCAAGTAAAGCACATTTAGTAATATGTTTTAAATTAATCGGACGCTTCTCAGAAACTAATTTACCTCTTGCTAATGAAAATTGTTGGAATACTTCATCTATAGTTTGTAAGTAAAACTCTGCCGGCATATCCATACCTGCTAAATACTCATCATAAAATTTAATAGTATGATCGGCTTTTTTATAATCAGAATTTAATAAACTTTGCCATAATTCTAAATGTGAATCTATATGACGAAATAAGTTTAAACTCATAAAGCCGGCAAGTTGGAGGAAGCCGGGATATACTTTTCTTCCATGACCGGGATAGTTTGGCGGCACCTGCATTGTAACCATTTTGCAGAACCATTCTAAACTTTTACTTTGAGCAAATTCATTAACTGCCGTGGGGTTTTTTCTAGCATCAATAGGTCCGCCCATCAAAATCATCGAACTCGGCACATTCGGGCTATTACTCTCCGACATTAAGCTAATGGCGGCAAGCAGTGGAACAGTAGGTTGGCAAACTGCCATAGTGTGAACATTCGGTCCTATAAAATTGATAAACTCCATTACGTAATCAATATAATCATCCATATCAAAATGCCCGGCTTCAAGCGGCACGAAACTTGCTTCCGTCCAATCCGTAATATAAATATCGGTATACGGTAATAATTCTTGTACGGTTGATCTAAGTAAAGTAGCGTGATGCCCCGCCATGGGTGCTACTATTAATAATTTAGGTAATTCTTTTTTAAAACCTATTTTCTGAAAATGCCTTAGTTCACAAAAAGGCTTTTTTAGTATAACTTTTTCATTAATGTTATAGGTTTTATTATCAATAATTGTTTCAAGAATATTAAATTCGGGTTTTTCATATTTTCTAGTCATGCGTTCACAAAGCGTTAAATAAGAATGCATAATTCTTGCAAACCCATTATCCTCTAGAGACTCATGTTCATACGCCTCTTTCAGGATTTTTATACCTAAATGTATTGGAGCAATTTGTGCTCTAAGCCCCTCTAACATATAATATGTATAATTAGTACTTAAATCACAGTTCATCATAATTTATCCCCAAATCTAAAAATAATTAATATAATCATTTAGTTTAACATCAAAAATTTCTTTAGTAACATTAATTTTAGGGTTCACAACTTAAATTTTTATAAATGCGTGATAATAATGGTCTATGAGACTGTTAACAAAATAGCTTTAATATAAATAATATTTATTTTTTCTTCTTGTTTTGATTAGGAATTTTATTTACGTGGTCATTAATATTAAACCAAGTACTATCATTTACTTTCTGTTTTTTATAGAATGTATCAATATTATTTATATAATTTTCAAAATCTTTATTCTCTTCTGCTAACCTATTAGCCATATTCCAATCTATTTCCGGTCTTTCTCTAGCAGGAATTGATATTTTACTATCTTCAGGATTTTCTATATCTACTAAAATAAATCCTATACCATGCCTAGTACATAGCATTTCAAGTTCATGCCTGGTATCATTTTGTCTACTTTCAATTAAATCAGCAGCAACTAAATAGCCATAATGTGCCCATGAGGAATTTGATAAAGCCTGAAAAAAATATTCTCGTAAATTACTACGGTTGATTTTTGTTTTTGCTTCAAAAGACCAAAGTCGTGCTTGTTTTCCTGCATAATATTTAGCACAATCTTTAATTAGTAATCCCCATTTTTCATTAAGAACCTCCATACCTACCCAATCTGGATGTAACCACTTATTACCTTTAGTTCCTTGTTTATTTGAAGAAAAATTATGCTTAATAGGCATATTATGAATCTTCAATTTGTTTTGAAGATATAATGCAAGTGTATCACATACTTGCTCTTCGGTTATTTTATCTTCTTTATTTGCATTTATTTTAGGTTCTGTGGCTTGTTCATTATTGACATAGTAATCAGGGTTTTGCGAATAATAAAATTTTAGCTTAGGTTTTAGCTCCATTCTAATATTAGGTTCTTGTCTTCGTTCAGCAGAAAGCTTACTACTACTAATTTCCCCTGCATAAATTCCTATAATTTCCTTATCTTTTTCTTCTTGAGTCTTTGCTTCTAACAATCTCTTATTTGTACTTGCATTTGCTTTGAGTCTTGCT of Rickettsia tillamookensis contains these proteins:
- the mutM gene encoding bifunctional DNA-formamidopyrimidine glycosylase/DNA-(apurinic or apyrimidinic site) lyase, whose translation is MPELPEVETLKNSLKDKLIGLIIENVELKRDNLRYKLSPLLSTEISNTNILDVRRRAKYLIIDFNNDYSLIVHLGMSGRFTLQPSNYEAKKHDHVIFDLNNGEKLIFNDTRRFGMVYSYKTNFLEKEFFNDLGIEPFADLLTLEYLKDKLTTRKVPIKNLIMDNKIIVGVGNIYASESLHLARIHPDKLGSDLKDDEIENLIKSIREVLAKAITAGGTTLKDFVNGDNKPGYFTQQLTVYGREGQSCLNCSGNIIKAKHSGRATFYCKTCQYT
- a CDS encoding polyhydroxyalkanoate depolymerase encodes the protein MMNCDLSTNYTYYMLEGLRAQIAPIHLGIKILKEAYEHESLEDNGFARIMHSYLTLCERMTRKYEKPEFNILETIIDNKTYNINEKVILKKPFCELRHFQKIGFKKELPKLLIVAPMAGHHATLLRSTVQELLPYTDIYITDWTEASFVPLEAGHFDMDDYIDYVMEFINFIGPNVHTMAVCQPTVPLLAAISLMSESNSPNVPSSMILMGGPIDARKNPTAVNEFAQSKSLEWFCKMVTMQVPPNYPGHGRKVYPGFLQLAGFMSLNLFRHIDSHLELWQSLLNSDYKKADHTIKFYDEYLAGMDMPAEFYLQTIDEVFQQFSLARGKLVSEKRPINLKHITKCALLGIEGELDDIAAVGQTKAALKLCSNIPESMKRYHLQKGAGHYGVFSGSKFKQFIVPIIKDFIYDFDKTNFKQSKLKAV